From one uncultured Bacteroides sp. genomic stretch:
- a CDS encoding carboxypeptidase-like regulatory domain-containing protein, protein MKKVFSIAIALIACQTSFAQALQLKGLIMSSGKQPVEFANVILRENDSVFVTGGITDDKGRFSMYNLKKGVYDLQISCLGYRTKTLSLNNLIKSTDVGIIEMDTMAVALGEVVVTAANVINKVDRKVILPSASQMKASTNGFDLLQQLHLSRIDIDVLKNTVSAAGGGEVQLRINGVKASVQEIRSIRPEDIIRIEHYEDPGPRYENAEAVIDYITRRRNSGGFVSVDLSNSLQMPFGDNSFNAKINYNKSEFGVFYYGSFRNLNEMWRDNSETFNFSDGSSLTRIEKGIPDTWSMNWHYMHLNYSYQEPDKWFFNATLRTNINDEPKVNYRSMLYAADAPQQSVDMIDYSSSRMHIPSLDLYFQSKLKNGQFLVFNVVGTYIDTETKRYYSETRGEDILTELLNNVDGDKYSLIGEGIYEREFKSGRLSLGLKHTQSFTDNTYSGTTVAETGMNQTETYLYAEFQGKLNKFSYSLGVGETRSWLSERGEGYQNYTFRPTISLKYKLSENSSLRYRANMYSSAPSLSDLGNVEQIIDSLQVRRGNSALKPVMMYTHSLNYDIKKGIFNGSLYIGHRYYHNPIMERTLIENDLFVRTMANQKSWQKLNTEAEFSVRPLKDHLNLKLVAGMNYFDSKGIDYHHTYTNWYYRGSVNASYQDWSLSFDIKKGSNDFYGETLTYNESFHALGIMYKHKQLSLGATTFNPFTSLWKSGSDNLSALGSSRKRIYVDGFSKLVVFKVSYNFDFGRKLKSVEKRLNNEDKDSGVMNGGK, encoded by the coding sequence ATGAAAAAGGTATTTAGCATAGCAATTGCATTAATAGCTTGCCAGACTTCGTTTGCACAAGCGCTGCAGTTAAAGGGATTAATAATGTCGTCGGGTAAACAACCGGTGGAATTCGCCAATGTAATTCTCCGGGAAAATGATTCTGTTTTTGTAACCGGTGGAATAACAGACGATAAAGGCCGATTTAGTATGTATAATCTGAAAAAAGGAGTCTATGATTTGCAAATCTCCTGTTTGGGTTATCGAACAAAGACACTTAGTCTGAATAATCTTATAAAAAGTACTGATGTCGGAATCATAGAAATGGATACAATGGCAGTGGCATTAGGCGAAGTCGTAGTTACAGCGGCCAACGTCATAAATAAGGTAGACCGCAAAGTGATACTTCCAAGTGCCTCGCAGATGAAAGCATCTACAAATGGATTTGATCTTTTGCAACAGTTACATTTAAGTCGCATAGACATAGACGTTTTGAAGAATACTGTTTCCGCTGCCGGTGGAGGCGAAGTGCAGTTGAGAATTAACGGCGTAAAAGCTAGTGTTCAGGAGATAAGATCTATTCGCCCTGAAGATATTATTCGTATCGAACACTATGAAGATCCTGGCCCCCGTTACGAAAATGCGGAAGCGGTGATTGATTACATTACCCGCAGACGTAACAGCGGTGGGTTTGTGTCTGTCGATTTAAGTAATTCCCTGCAAATGCCGTTTGGTGATAATAGCTTTAATGCTAAAATTAATTATAATAAGTCTGAATTTGGAGTGTTCTATTACGGCAGTTTCAGAAATCTTAATGAGATGTGGCGTGATAATTCGGAAACCTTTAATTTCTCCGACGGAAGTAGCCTGACGCGTATAGAAAAAGGGATACCCGATACATGGTCGATGAATTGGCATTATATGCATCTGAATTATAGTTATCAGGAGCCTGACAAATGGTTTTTTAATGCAACCTTACGCACAAATATCAATGATGAACCTAAGGTAAATTACAGAAGTATGCTATATGCTGCTGATGCTCCGCAGCAGAGCGTAGACATGATTGATTATTCATCTTCAAGGATGCATATACCTTCTTTAGATCTTTATTTTCAGAGCAAATTGAAGAATGGACAATTTCTTGTGTTCAATGTTGTTGGAACGTATATTGATACTGAAACGAAAAGATATTATAGTGAGACCCGAGGAGAGGATATTCTTACTGAATTATTGAATAATGTAGATGGCGATAAGTATTCTCTTATCGGTGAAGGTATTTATGAGAGGGAATTTAAATCAGGACGCTTGAGTCTGGGATTAAAACATACTCAAAGCTTTACCGATAATACTTATTCGGGCACTACTGTTGCCGAAACTGGTATGAATCAGACGGAAACTTATCTATATGCTGAGTTTCAGGGGAAGCTGAATAAATTCAGTTATTCGCTGGGGGTCGGTGAAACCCGTTCGTGGCTTAGCGAAAGAGGCGAAGGATATCAAAACTACACTTTCCGACCGACTATTAGTCTAAAATATAAATTGAGTGAAAACTCTTCTCTTCGCTATCGGGCCAATATGTATAGCTCTGCTCCGTCTTTGTCGGATTTGGGGAATGTAGAACAAATTATTGATTCGCTGCAGGTTCGTAGGGGCAACAGTGCTCTTAAACCGGTGATGATGTATACTCATTCTTTAAATTACGATATTAAGAAAGGAATCTTCAATGGTAGCTTGTACATCGGGCACAGGTATTATCATAATCCGATAATGGAAAGAACACTGATAGAAAACGATCTCTTTGTGCGCACCATGGCGAATCAAAAAAGTTGGCAGAAACTGAATACGGAAGCTGAATTTTCCGTTCGTCCGCTCAAAGATCATCTGAACCTGAAGCTTGTTGCCGGTATGAATTATTTTGATAGTAAGGGTATTGATTATCATCATACCTATACAAATTGGTACTATCGTGGCAGTGTTAATGCCTCTTACCAAGATTGGTCTCTCTCCTTTGATATTAAAAAAGGGAGTAATGATTTTTATGGAGAAACATTAACTTATAATGAAAGTTTTCATGCTTTGGGCATAATGTACAAGCACAAACAATTGAGTTTGGGAGCCACTACATTTAATCCATTCACTAGCCTTTGGAAATCGGGAAGCGATAATCTCAGTGCTTTGGGATCTTCACGGAAACGTATCTATGTAGATGGATTTTCAAAATTGGTTGTCTTTAAAGTATCTTATAATTTCGATTTTGGCCGTAAGTTGAAGTCGGTAGAAAAGAGGTTAAATAATGAAGATAAGGATTCGGGAGTTATGAATGGAGGCAAATAG
- the pstB gene encoding phosphate ABC transporter ATP-binding protein PstB, with protein sequence MVNNKIAVHDVDFWYGDFHALKNISMIIEEKTVVAFIGPSGCGKSTFLRLFNRMNDLIPKTKMTGEILIDGQNIYEKGVEVNELRKNVGMVFQRPNPFPKSLFENVAYGLRVNGVKDESFIRHRVEETLRGAALWDEVKDKLKESAYTLSGGQQQRLCIARAMAVSPSILLMDEPASALDPISTAKVEELIHELKKEYTIVIVTHNMQQAARVSEKTAFFYLGEVVEFGETKKIFTNPLKEQTQNYITGRFG encoded by the coding sequence ATGGTAAATAATAAGATTGCTGTTCATGATGTAGATTTTTGGTATGGAGACTTTCATGCGCTTAAGAACATAAGCATGATAATAGAAGAAAAGACAGTAGTTGCCTTTATTGGACCTTCCGGTTGTGGTAAATCTACTTTTCTCAGGTTATTTAATAGAATGAATGATTTGATACCCAAAACAAAAATGACCGGTGAAATTTTGATTGACGGTCAAAATATCTATGAAAAAGGTGTGGAGGTAAATGAGTTGAGAAAGAATGTGGGAATGGTTTTTCAACGTCCTAATCCGTTTCCGAAAAGTCTTTTTGAAAATGTGGCTTATGGTTTGCGAGTTAACGGAGTAAAGGATGAGAGTTTTATTCGTCATCGTGTGGAAGAAACGCTCAGAGGAGCTGCGTTGTGGGATGAAGTAAAAGACAAACTAAAAGAATCAGCTTATACCTTGTCCGGCGGACAGCAACAACGTTTGTGCATTGCTCGTGCCATGGCAGTATCGCCTTCTATTTTGTTAATGGATGAACCGGCATCGGCTCTCGATCCCATTTCTACAGCAAAGGTTGAAGAGCTGATTCATGAGTTGAAAAAAGAATATACCATCGTCATTGTTACTCATAACATGCAACAAGCAGCCCGTGTTAGCGAAAAGACGGCATTCTTTTATTTGGGAGAGGTAGTCGAATTCGGTGAAACGAAGAAAATATTTACGAATCCGTTAAAAGAACAAACTCAGAATTATATTACCGGAAGATTCGGATAA
- a CDS encoding SDR family NAD(P)-dependent oxidoreductase, with protein sequence MKTTENTVLITGGTSGIGFEIAKLLSTTGNQVIITGRNQHRLNSALSQLKNASGILGDISSKVDTENLVATIKKDFPELNVIINNAGKAVIHNLLEEEDNFGIAVNEMLTNYLSVIRLNQLLLPLLSEAKEAAIINVSSILAIVPRFIATSTYAASKAALHSYTLSLRTALINSNIKVFELMPPLVNTSFSSEIGGENGIPPSEVAYALLNGLKENIHEIHVGQTQYIYDLYLKSPEEALQAMNQKRE encoded by the coding sequence ATGAAAACAACAGAAAATACAGTGTTAATTACCGGTGGAACATCGGGAATCGGATTCGAAATAGCCAAATTATTGTCGACTACCGGTAATCAGGTTATCATTACCGGCCGTAATCAGCACAGATTAAATTCAGCTCTTTCACAATTGAAAAATGCTTCAGGTATTCTAGGAGATATAAGCAGCAAGGTTGATACTGAAAATCTGGTAGCCACCATAAAGAAAGATTTTCCAGAGCTAAATGTGATTATAAATAATGCCGGAAAAGCAGTTATCCACAATCTACTGGAAGAAGAGGATAATTTCGGAATTGCCGTAAATGAAATGCTAACAAATTATTTATCGGTTATCCGGTTGAATCAATTATTACTGCCATTACTTTCAGAGGCCAAAGAGGCTGCTATTATTAATGTATCATCTATACTAGCCATTGTTCCTAGATTTATAGCTACTTCGACGTATGCAGCAAGCAAGGCCGCTTTGCATTCCTACACTTTGTCGTTGCGTACCGCCCTGATAAATAGCAATATCAAAGTATTTGAGCTTATGCCTCCATTGGTAAACACTAGTTTTTCCTCCGAAATAGGAGGTGAAAATGGCATTCCCCCATCGGAAGTAGCTTATGCACTCTTGAACGGATTAAAGGAAAACATCCATGAAATTCATGTAGGCCAAACGCAATACATCTACGACCTATACCTGAAATCGCCCGAAGAAGCTTTGCAAGCAATGAATCAAAAGAGAGAATAA
- the pstC gene encoding phosphate ABC transporter permease subunit PstC, whose product MKKFLEKIVAGVLTCSGFVTSITILLIILFLFTEAFGLFSGKVIEDGYVLALNKSNSVSKLSSAQIKNIFDEEIINWKQLGGKDLPIKVFRLDDITHYYSEKELGEAYEHASTKICELIEKTPGIIAFVPAQFIVEGSNINLIKDNTMPIKDVLFGAEWFPTATPAPQFGFLPLIMGTLWVSLFAILIALPFGLSVSIFMSEVATLRTRNILKPIIELLSGIPSVVYGFFGLIVIVPFIQKVFNLPVGETGLAGSVVLAIMALPTIITVTEDAMRNCPRAMREASLALGASQWQTIYKVVIPYSISGITSGVVLGIGRAIGETMAVLMVTGNAAVIPTTLLEPLRTIPATIAAELGEAPAGGVHYQALFLLGVVLFFITLLINLSVEAISAKRK is encoded by the coding sequence ATGAAGAAGTTTTTAGAGAAGATAGTGGCGGGCGTACTTACTTGTAGCGGATTCGTAACAAGTATTACCATTTTATTGATTATTCTTTTTTTATTCACTGAAGCTTTCGGGCTGTTTAGTGGTAAAGTAATAGAGGATGGGTATGTGCTGGCTTTGAATAAGAGCAACTCTGTAAGTAAATTGAGCTCTGCTCAGATAAAAAATATTTTTGATGAAGAAATAATCAATTGGAAACAATTGGGAGGAAAGGATCTTCCTATCAAGGTTTTCAGGCTGGATGACATTACTCATTATTATTCTGAAAAAGAATTAGGTGAAGCTTATGAGCATGCGAGTACTAAAATTTGTGAGTTGATTGAAAAGACACCGGGAATTATCGCTTTTGTGCCGGCTCAGTTTATAGTAGAAGGCAGCAATATAAATCTGATAAAAGATAACACGATGCCGATTAAGGATGTTTTGTTTGGAGCCGAGTGGTTTCCTACGGCAACTCCGGCACCGCAATTTGGCTTTTTGCCTTTGATAATGGGTACTTTGTGGGTTAGTTTGTTCGCCATATTAATAGCTTTACCTTTTGGTTTATCTGTATCTATATTCATGTCTGAAGTTGCGACACTCCGCACGCGTAACATTTTGAAACCTATTATCGAACTGTTGAGTGGCATTCCTTCTGTGGTTTATGGCTTTTTCGGGTTGATTGTTATTGTTCCTTTTATACAAAAGGTATTCAATTTGCCTGTAGGCGAAACTGGCTTGGCGGGTAGTGTGGTGTTGGCTATTATGGCTTTGCCAACCATTATTACGGTAACTGAAGATGCCATGCGTAACTGTCCGCGGGCTATGCGTGAAGCTAGTCTTGCTCTGGGGGCTTCTCAGTGGCAAACTATTTATAAAGTGGTTATACCTTATTCAATATCGGGCATAACGTCTGGAGTAGTACTTGGCATCGGTCGTGCCATTGGTGAAACAATGGCTGTACTCATGGTTACTGGTAATGCTGCTGTTATTCCTACTACTCTTCTTGAACCGTTACGAACTATTCCGGCTACTATCGCCGCCGAATTAGGAGAAGCTCCTGCCGGCGGAGTGCATTATCAGGCTTTATTCTTACTGGGCGTGGTGCTGTTTTTTATCACTTTGCTTATTAATCTGAGTGTAGAAGCAATCTCTGCCAAAAGAAAATGA
- the phoU gene encoding phosphate signaling complex protein PhoU: protein MVKFIESELVLLKKEVDEMWTLVYSQLDRAGEAVQILDKELAQQVIVREKRVNAFELKIDSDVEDVIALYNPVAIDLRFVLAMLKINTNLERLGDFAESIARFVINCDEPVLDAQLLKQLRLEEMQTEVLSMLEITKRALDEESLELATSVFSKDNVIDEINRNVSYILADYLKDHPDNLLPYLNLLSVFRKLERSGDHITNIAEEIVFYIDAKVLKHSGKVEEHYPNK from the coding sequence ATGGTAAAGTTTATAGAATCAGAGCTCGTATTGCTAAAAAAAGAGGTAGACGAGATGTGGACGCTTGTTTATAGTCAGCTCGATAGAGCGGGAGAGGCTGTGCAAATTCTTGATAAAGAACTTGCGCAACAGGTTATTGTACGCGAAAAGCGGGTGAATGCCTTTGAACTAAAAATAGATAGCGATGTGGAGGATGTTATTGCTCTTTATAATCCGGTGGCAATAGACCTTCGCTTTGTTCTTGCTATGCTGAAGATTAACACTAATCTGGAACGTCTGGGCGATTTTGCCGAGAGTATTGCTCGTTTTGTGATCAATTGCGATGAGCCTGTGCTTGACGCACAGTTGCTGAAACAGCTACGCTTAGAGGAAATGCAGACAGAAGTACTTTCTATGCTTGAAATTACTAAGCGGGCGCTTGACGAAGAGAGTCTGGAATTGGCTACCTCTGTTTTTTCAAAAGATAATGTGATAGATGAGATAAATAGAAATGTCTCTTATATATTGGCTGATTATTTGAAAGATCATCCGGATAACCTTTTACCATACCTTAATTTGCTGAGTGTATTCCGTAAGCTCGAACGTTCGGGAGATCACATAACCAATATTGCTGAAGAAATTGTATTCTATATTGATGCAAAGGTTTTGAAGCATAGTGGCAAGGTTGAAGAACATTATCCTAATAAATAA
- the pstA gene encoding phosphate ABC transporter permease PstA: MNNTLKNKKSSGSVSKRRSQKIAFGLFRLLSLCVVLILFAILGFIIYKGIGVISWEFISSAPEDGMTGGGIWPAIVGTFYLMIGSALFAFPVGVMSGIYMNEYASKGKLVGFIRVMTNNLSGIPSIVFGLFGMALFVNYLGFGDSILAGSLTLGLLCMPLVIRTTEEALKAIPDSLREGSRALGATKLQTIWHVVLPMSMPNVITGLILALGRVSGETAPILFTCAAYFLPRLPHSMLDQCMALPYHLYVISTSGTNMDAQLPLAYGTALVLIVIILVVNLLANALRKYFEKKVKTN; the protein is encoded by the coding sequence ATGAATAATACATTAAAAAACAAGAAATCATCCGGGTCCGTTTCCAAACGTAGATCTCAAAAGATAGCATTCGGCCTTTTTCGCTTGCTGAGCTTGTGTGTGGTTCTTATCTTATTTGCCATTTTAGGCTTCATTATATATAAAGGTATAGGCGTTATCAGTTGGGAATTTATTAGTTCTGCCCCTGAGGATGGAATGACCGGTGGAGGTATATGGCCTGCCATTGTAGGTACGTTCTATTTAATGATTGGTAGTGCTCTTTTTGCTTTCCCGGTGGGAGTGATGAGTGGCATTTATATGAATGAATATGCTTCTAAGGGCAAATTGGTAGGATTCATAAGAGTAATGACCAATAACCTGAGTGGCATACCGTCAATCGTATTCGGCCTTTTCGGTATGGCCCTTTTTGTAAATTATCTGGGCTTTGGCGATAGCATACTTGCCGGTTCTCTGACGCTGGGATTATTGTGCATGCCTCTGGTGATTAGAACTACGGAAGAGGCTTTAAAAGCCATTCCGGATAGTTTGCGTGAGGGGAGCCGTGCGTTGGGAGCTACAAAACTGCAAACCATTTGGCATGTTGTTCTTCCTATGAGCATGCCCAATGTTATTACGGGACTTATTCTGGCGCTAGGGCGTGTGTCCGGAGAAACAGCCCCAATTCTTTTCACTTGTGCCGCCTATTTCTTGCCCCGTCTTCCTCATAGTATGCTCGATCAATGCATGGCTCTACCTTATCACTTATACGTGATATCTACCAGTGGTACGAATATGGATGCGCAATTGCCTCTGGCCTACGGAACGGCATTGGTATTAATTGTAATCATTCTGGTTGTTAACTTGCTGGCTAATGCTCTTCGAAAATATTTCGAGAAAAAAGTGAAGACGAATTAA